The following are from one region of the Sandaracinus amylolyticus genome:
- a CDS encoding putative metal-binding motif-containing protein — MPKVWVGLCVAMVLVGCEPDYACGDFVWSEDQGRCVCPMGTTQSDAGTCLLSDGGMIFPPGWDGEVPGACPDGRPMRELFEDADGDGRGRPGTGALRCEGVTDGDDCDDTCAECFPGATEICDGRDNDCASGADDPFACVRGAATECETSCGSTGVVACGLDCAVPASATCTPPEEACDGDDDDCDGVVDEGVLAVGEPVDWIALVGNHFHVEPRTDGLVAVWADDAGVHARLVDASGAPAGATIDLASTLNADQLDTDVRGTVLYVAYSRGSEIYLLSAELPSLTVTAGPRRIASLASPTHTLQVEHTYTTMVFHDAASGSGIRMRSGTNIATDAFNERTAVAVSTLEYEVVVPATSIDRTYIVYSGRSSEAEDYEIYVQPVTSLGPDGTAHRITDNALHDDRPIVAEQDDRLAIAWLQRATTGSGTSSLQVHSIVPTASSPWPAGDEVMIGTINAFGTHDLVPYAGGWLAIVAQRLEMTYSSAVSLHPLARDAHVAGEQLEIESTTVRSLGIGRAAAIGTTPWLPLAHASEGGAPRFDARPVGCP; from the coding sequence ATGCCGAAGGTGTGGGTGGGGCTGTGCGTCGCGATGGTGCTCGTGGGATGCGAGCCGGACTACGCGTGCGGCGACTTCGTGTGGAGCGAGGACCAGGGGCGCTGCGTGTGCCCGATGGGCACGACGCAGAGCGACGCGGGCACGTGCCTGCTGAGCGACGGCGGGATGATCTTCCCGCCCGGATGGGACGGCGAGGTCCCGGGCGCGTGCCCGGATGGGCGCCCGATGCGCGAGCTCTTCGAGGACGCCGACGGTGACGGCCGCGGGCGCCCCGGCACCGGCGCGCTGCGCTGCGAAGGCGTGACCGATGGCGACGACTGCGACGACACGTGCGCCGAGTGTTTCCCCGGCGCGACCGAGATCTGCGACGGCCGCGACAACGACTGCGCGAGCGGCGCGGACGACCCGTTCGCGTGCGTGCGCGGCGCCGCGACGGAGTGCGAGACGAGCTGCGGCTCGACCGGCGTCGTCGCATGCGGGCTCGACTGCGCGGTGCCGGCGAGCGCGACGTGCACGCCGCCGGAGGAGGCGTGCGACGGAGACGACGACGACTGCGACGGAGTGGTGGACGAAGGCGTGCTGGCCGTCGGCGAGCCGGTGGACTGGATCGCGCTCGTGGGCAACCACTTCCACGTCGAGCCGCGAACGGACGGGCTCGTCGCGGTGTGGGCGGATGACGCGGGAGTGCACGCGCGGCTCGTCGATGCATCCGGCGCGCCCGCAGGCGCGACGATCGATCTCGCGTCCACGCTCAACGCCGATCAACTGGACACCGACGTTCGCGGAACCGTGTTGTACGTCGCGTATTCGCGCGGCAGCGAGATCTACCTGCTCTCGGCGGAGCTGCCGTCCCTGACGGTCACGGCGGGACCTCGGCGGATCGCCAGCCTCGCCTCCCCGACCCACACCCTGCAGGTCGAGCACACGTACACGACGATGGTCTTCCACGACGCCGCATCGGGGAGCGGCATCCGCATGCGGTCGGGCACGAACATCGCGACGGACGCGTTCAACGAGCGGACCGCAGTCGCGGTGAGCACGCTCGAGTACGAGGTCGTGGTCCCCGCGACCTCGATCGACCGGACGTACATCGTCTACTCCGGTCGATCCTCGGAGGCCGAGGACTACGAGATCTACGTGCAGCCGGTGACCTCGCTCGGGCCGGACGGGACCGCGCACCGCATCACCGACAACGCACTGCACGACGATCGTCCGATCGTCGCCGAGCAGGACGATCGACTCGCGATCGCTTGGCTCCAGCGCGCCACGACCGGGTCCGGCACGTCGTCGTTGCAGGTCCACTCGATCGTACCGACGGCAAGCAGTCCCTGGCCGGCGGGCGACGAGGTGATGATCGGCACGATCAACGCGTTCGGCACCCACGACCTCGTGCCGTACGCGGGCGGTTGGCTCGCGATCGTCGCGCAGAGGCTGGAGATGACCTATTCGTCGGCGGTCTCGCTCCATCCCCTTGCTCGTGACGCGCACGTCGCGGGCGAACAGCTCGAGATCGAGTCGACGACCGTTCGCTCGCTGGGGATCGGGCGGGCCGCCGCCATCGGAACGACGCCGTGGCTGCCCCTCGCACACGCCAGCGAAGGCGGCGCGCCGAGATTCGACGCGCGCCCGGTCGGCTGTCCGTGA